In a single window of the Salmo trutta chromosome 21, fSalTru1.1, whole genome shotgun sequence genome:
- the aldh9a1b gene encoding 4-trimethylaminobutyraldehyde dehydrogenase B, giving the protein MFQKLVLFRRLRPAALLSATLRCASSGTVDVKVPLNFWCGDRVKIRDVSATEPVYEPATGRVLCELELCGSVEVNQAVQAAQSAYQGWSRMSGMERAHIMIEAARIIENRREDIAEIEVVNNGKSITEARMDVDSARLCIEYYAGVASTLAGQHVQLPGGSFAYTRREPLGVCVGIGAWNYPFQIAAWKSAPALACGNSMVFKPSPVTPVTAVLLAEIYAKAGAPEGLFNIVQGGQETGSLLCHHPDVAKVSFTGSVPTGKKIMEMCSKGVKQVTLELGGKSPLLIFEDSDLENAVKGALMANFLSQGQVCSNGTRVFVQRQMLPEFLEEVVRRTKDIEIGDPLLESTRMGALVSRPHLDRVLGYVDQARKEGAKVLCGGEPFVPLDPNLRSGYYMTPCVLGDCTDDMTCVKEEIFGPVMSVLSFETEEEALLRANDSALGLAAGVFTSDVKRAHRVVEHLKAGSCFINNYNITPVEVPFGGFKMSGIGRENGQVTVEHYTQMKTVFVEMGDVDSLF; this is encoded by the exons ATGTTTCAAAAGCTTGTTTTGTTCCGGCGGCTCCGACCTGCTGCTCTACTCTCTGCAACTCTACGTTGTGCCTCATCGGGGACGGTGGACGTCAAAGTCCCGCTGAACTTCTGGTGCGGAGACAGAGTGAAGATCAGGGATGTGTCAGCCACTGAGCCCGTTTACGAACCTGCAACTG GTCGGGTCCTGTGTGAGCTAGAACTCTGTGGGTCTGTGGAGGTGAACCAGGCAGTGCAGGCAGCCCAGTCTGCCTACCAGGGCTGGAGCCGGATGTCAGGGATGGAGAGGGCACACATCATGATAGAGGCTGCCCGTATCATTGAG aacaggagagaggacatTGCGGAGATCGAGGTGGTGAACAACGGGAAGTCCATCACAGAAGCCCGAATGGACGTGGACTCTGCCAGACTGTGTATAGAGTATTACGCTGGGGTGGCCAGCACTCTGGCAG GCCAGCATGTCCAGCTACCCGGAGGCTCCTTTGCCTACACACGGCGGGAGCCTCTAGGCGTCTGTGTGGGGATCGGTGCATGGAACTACCCCTTTCAGATAGCAGCCTGGAAGTCGGCACCAGCCCTGGCCTGTG GCAACTCCATGGTGTTCAAGCCTTCACCTGTGACTCCAGTGACGGCGGTGCTGCTGGCGGAGATTTATGCCAAGGCCGGGGCCCCAGAGGGACTGTTCAACATAGTTCAGGGTGGGCAGGAGACGGGCAGCCTGCTCTGCCACCACCCAGACGTGGCTAAGGTCTCATTCACCGGCAGTGTGCCCACAGGCAAGAAG ATTATGGAGATGTGCTCCAAGGGGGTAAAGCAAGTGACTCTGGAACTTGGTGGGAAGTCTCCTCTGCTCATCTTTGAGGACAGTGACCTGGAGAATGCAGTGAAGGGGGCTCTCATGGCCAACTTCCTGTCCCAGGGCCAG GTTTGCAGCAATGGGACCCGGGTGTTTGTTCAGAGGCAGATGTTGCCTGAGTTCCTGGAGGAGGTTGTGAGGAGGACCAAGGACATTGAGATAGGGGACCCACTACTGGAGAGCACCCGTATGGGAGCACTGGTCAGCCGGCCACACCTTGACAGAGTCCTGGGCTACGTCGATCAGGCCAGGAAAGAG GGTGCCAAGGTGTTGTGTGGAGGGGAACCATTCGTTCCTTTAGATCCCAACCTAAGAAGTGGATACTACATGACACCATGTGTATTGG GCGACTGCACGGACGACATGACGTGTGTGAAGGAGGAGATCTTTGGGCCTGTGATGTCTGTGTTGTCCTTTGAAACAGAGGAGGAAGCTCTGCTGAGGGCCAACGACTCCGCCCTGGGCCTTGCTGCGGGGGTCTTCACCAG TGACGTCAAGCGAGCACACCGTGTAGTGGAACACCTGAAGGCTGGATCCTGCTTCATCAACAACTATAACATCACCCCTGTGGAGGTGCCCTTCGGAGGTTTCAAGATGTCAG GCATCGGGAGAGAGAACGGTCAGGTGACTGTAGAGCACTACACACAAATGAAGACTGTGTTTGTGGAGATGGGGGACGTTGACAGTCTCTTTTAA
- the LOC115157274 gene encoding zinc finger protein 160-like, whose product MSVSFSTQIAAIMDVLTKSAVAEITKLVDEGTVVLRLEMCQKENEIEGLQNSLQLMERELRKAQREAATRVTDDRQDAEGIPVGSGTPQKGDEEDQKSQTIPVEDPVESFNELQRSGHLEEVRGGLEFLVKAEQVEEHVAKGTIQDPGIADSVDFRMDERDGQLWSSVTQGLSGNNSGHPDGSYSTGRCLQMFSSQADQYPTPIPSHPSCNSLSIVGKPLDDIFSTVKVEPERHPVYHDDAMSESIHVVQGQYRDTLHPVVREGFILQPRMQQPGTSSQGLLRATESTSESHSHNQEHILNKNRLKTKRMVNVWRAVPNQKVFICSLCGKSFHRHCQLEAHQHSHAGVKPYRCLECGKSFTQKNRLKSHQSVHTGERPFSCRLCGKMFTRQDNCQRHERFHSGQKPFSCVQCGKSFTVLSNLKLHQKHQCKFANVRI is encoded by the exons atgtctGTTTCTTTCAGTACACAAATAGCTGCCATCATGGACGTGCTAACAAAGTCAGCTGTTGCAGAAATAACCAAACTTGTAGACGAGGGCACCGTCGTGCTACGGCTTGAAATGTGTCAGAAAGAAAATGAGATAGAAGGTCTTCAAAATAGTTTACAGCTGATGGAAAGAGAATTGAGGAAAGCTCAAAGAGAAGCAGCAACACGAGTGACAGATGACAGGCAAGATGCTGAGGGAATTCCGGTTGGGAGTGGGACTCCACAAAAAG GTGATGAAGAGGACCAGAAATCCCAAACTATTCCTGTAGAGGACCCAGTAGAGAGCTTCAATGAGCTGCAGAGGTCTGGACACCTTGAAGAGGTGAGGGGTGGACTGGAGTTTCTGGTGAAAGCAGAGCAGGTGGAAGAACATGTAGCCAAGGGAACCATACAAGATCCAGGAATCGCAGACAGTGTGGACTTTAGAATGGACGAGAGAGATGGTCAGCTGTGGTCCTCTGTTACACAAGGACTAAGTGGGAATAATTCAGGCCACCCAGATGGGTCTTACTCTACAGGGAGATGCTTACAGATGTTCTCATCTCAGGCAGATCAATATCCCActcccatcccatctcatccTTCCTGTAACTCTTTGTCCATTGTAGGGAAACCACTGGATGACATATTCAGCACTGTGAAAGTGGAGCCTGAGAGGCATCCTGTGTATCATGACGATGCCATGTCTGAGTCCATACATGTTGTGCAGGGGCAGTACAGAGATACTCTGCATCCTGTTGTGAGGGAGGGCTTCATTTTACAGCCCAGAATGCAGCAGCCAGGAACTTCTTCACAAGGGCTCTTGAGAGCAACTGAGAGCACATCAGagtcacactcacacaaccaAGAGCATATTCTTAATAAGAACAGATTGAAAACAAAGAGGATGGTAAATGTTTGGAGAGCTGTACCAAACCAAAAAGTGTTCATCTGCTCATTGTGTGGAAAGAGCTTCCACCGCCATTGTCAACTTGAAGCACACCAGCACTCTCATGCTGGAGTCAAGCCATACAGATGTCTTGAgtgtgggaaaagttttactcAGAAAAATAGACTTAAGTCACATCAGAGTGTTCACACGGGTGAGAGACCTTTCAGTTGCAGACTCTGTGGCAAGATGTTTACAAGGCAGGACAACTGCCAAAGACATGAGCGATTTCACAGTGGACAAAAGCCATTTAGTTGTGTTCAGTGTGGTAAAAGTTTCACAGTTCTCAGTAACCTCAAATTACATCAAAAACATCAATGTAAATTTGCCAATGTCAGAATTTAA
- the LOC115157273 gene encoding zinc finger protein 567 isoform X3, with translation MSNTVSFSTQIAAIMDVLSKAAVAEITKLVDEGTVVLRLEMCRKENEIEGLQNSLQLMERELRKAQREAATRVTNDRQHAEEIQVGSGTPQKGDEENQKAQAMPVEDPVESFNELQRSGHLEEVRGGLEFLVKAEQVEEHVAQGTIQDPGITDSVDFRMDERDSQLWSSVTQGLSGNNSGHPDGSYSTGRCLQMFSSQADQYPTPIPSHPSCNSLSIVGKPLDDIFSTVPLKVEPERHPVYHDDAMSESIHAVQGQYRDTLHPIVREGFILHPRLQQPGPSSQGLLRATESTSESHSHNQEHILNKNRLKTKRMVNVWRAVPNQKVLICSLCGKSFHRHCQLEAHQHSHAGVKPYRCLECGKSFTQKQRLKSHQSVHTGERPFSCRLCGKRFARQDNCQTHERFHSGQKPFSCVLCGKSFTVLCNLKLHQKHQCWVPWELEPCGSMEVNQESADRNLKLSSFQSLD, from the exons ATGTCTAACACTGTTTCTTTCAGTACACAAATAGCTGCAATCATGGATGTGCTATCAAAGGCAGCAGTTGCAGAAATAACCAAACTTGTAGACGAGGGCACCGTCGTGCTACGTCTTGAAATGTGCCGGAAAGAAAATGAGATAGAAGGTCTTCAAAATAGTTTACAGCTGATGGAAAGAGAACTGAGGAAAGCTCAAAGAGAAGCAGCAACACGAGTTACAAATGACAGGCAACATGCTGAGGAAATTCAGGTTGGGAGTGGGACTCCACAAAAAG GTGATGAAGAGAACCAAAAAGCCCAAGCCATGCCTGTAGAGGACCCAGTAGAGAGCTTCAATGAGCTGCAGAGGTCTGGACACCTTGAAGAGGTGAGGGGTGGACTGGAGTTTCTGGTGAAAGCAGAGCAGGTGGAAGAACATGTAGCCCAGGGAACCATACAAGATCCAGGAATCACAGACAGTGTGGACTTTAGAATGGACGAGAGAGATAGTCAGCTGTGGTCCTCTGTTACACAAGGACTAAGTGGGAATAATTCAGGCCACCCAGATGGGTCTTACTCTACAGGGAGATGCTTACAGATGTTCTCATCTCAGGCAGATCAATATCCcactcccatcccatcccatccttcCTGTAACTCTTTGTCCATTGTAGGGAAACCACTGGATGACATATTCAGCACTGTCCCATTGAAAGTGGAGCCTGAGAGGCATCCTGTGTATCATGACGATGCCATGTCTGAGTCCATACATGCTGTGCAGGGGCAGTACAGAGATACTCTGCATCCTATTGTGAGGGAGGGCTTCATTTTACATCCCAGACTGCAGCAGCCAGGACCTTCTTCACAAGGGCTCTTGAGAGCAACTGAGAGCACATCAGagtcacactcacacaaccaAGAGCATATTCTTAATAAGAACAGATTGAAAACAAAGAGGATGGTAAATGTTTGGAGAGCTGTAccaaaccaaaaagtgttaatcTGCTCATTGTGTGGAAAGAGCTTCCACCGCCATTGTCAACTTGAAGCACACCAGCACTCTCATGCTGGAGTCAAGCCATACAGATGTCTTGAgtgtgggaaaagttttactcAGAAACAAAGACTTAAGTCACATCAGAGTGTTCACACGGGTGAGAGACCTTTCAGTTGCAGACTCTGTGGCAAGAGGTTTGCAAGGCAGGACAACTGCCAAACACATGAGCGATTTCACAGTGGACAAAAGCCATTTAGTTGTGTGCTGTGTGGTAAAAGTTTCACAGTTCTCTGTAACCTCAAACTACATCAAAAACATCAAT GTTGGGTGCCGTGGGAGCTGGAGCCCTGTGGGTCTATGGAGGTGAACCAGGAAAGTGCAGACAGGAATTTAAAACTCAGTTCATTTCAGTCTTTGGATTGA
- the LOC115157273 gene encoding zinc finger protein 805 isoform X1 — MSNTVSFSTQIAAIMDVLSKAAVAEITKLVDEGTVVLRLEMCRKENEIEGLQNSLQLMERELRKAQREAATRVTNDRQHAEEIQVGSGTPQKGDEENQKAQAMPVEDPVESFNELQRSGHLEEVRGGLEFLVKAEQVEEHVAQGTIQDPGITDSVDFRMDERDSQLWSSVTQGLSGNNSGHPDGSYSTGRCLQMFSSQADQYPTPIPSHPSCNSLSIVGKPLDDIFSTVPLKVEPERHPVYHDDAMSESIHAVQGQYRDTLHPIVREGFILHPRLQQPGPSSQGLLRATESTSESHSHNQEHILNKNRLKTKRMVNVWRAVPNQKVLICSLCGKSFHRHCQLEAHQHSHAGVKPYRCLECGKSFTQKQRLKSHQSVHTGERPFSCRLCGKRFARQDNCQTHERFHSGQKPFSCVLCGKSFTVLCNLKLHQKHQCCDIEKAADRDRQHVSGMQPTLSIAKLLQEMRLRPHP, encoded by the exons ATGTCTAACACTGTTTCTTTCAGTACACAAATAGCTGCAATCATGGATGTGCTATCAAAGGCAGCAGTTGCAGAAATAACCAAACTTGTAGACGAGGGCACCGTCGTGCTACGTCTTGAAATGTGCCGGAAAGAAAATGAGATAGAAGGTCTTCAAAATAGTTTACAGCTGATGGAAAGAGAACTGAGGAAAGCTCAAAGAGAAGCAGCAACACGAGTTACAAATGACAGGCAACATGCTGAGGAAATTCAGGTTGGGAGTGGGACTCCACAAAAAG GTGATGAAGAGAACCAAAAAGCCCAAGCCATGCCTGTAGAGGACCCAGTAGAGAGCTTCAATGAGCTGCAGAGGTCTGGACACCTTGAAGAGGTGAGGGGTGGACTGGAGTTTCTGGTGAAAGCAGAGCAGGTGGAAGAACATGTAGCCCAGGGAACCATACAAGATCCAGGAATCACAGACAGTGTGGACTTTAGAATGGACGAGAGAGATAGTCAGCTGTGGTCCTCTGTTACACAAGGACTAAGTGGGAATAATTCAGGCCACCCAGATGGGTCTTACTCTACAGGGAGATGCTTACAGATGTTCTCATCTCAGGCAGATCAATATCCcactcccatcccatcccatccttcCTGTAACTCTTTGTCCATTGTAGGGAAACCACTGGATGACATATTCAGCACTGTCCCATTGAAAGTGGAGCCTGAGAGGCATCCTGTGTATCATGACGATGCCATGTCTGAGTCCATACATGCTGTGCAGGGGCAGTACAGAGATACTCTGCATCCTATTGTGAGGGAGGGCTTCATTTTACATCCCAGACTGCAGCAGCCAGGACCTTCTTCACAAGGGCTCTTGAGAGCAACTGAGAGCACATCAGagtcacactcacacaaccaAGAGCATATTCTTAATAAGAACAGATTGAAAACAAAGAGGATGGTAAATGTTTGGAGAGCTGTAccaaaccaaaaagtgttaatcTGCTCATTGTGTGGAAAGAGCTTCCACCGCCATTGTCAACTTGAAGCACACCAGCACTCTCATGCTGGAGTCAAGCCATACAGATGTCTTGAgtgtgggaaaagttttactcAGAAACAAAGACTTAAGTCACATCAGAGTGTTCACACGGGTGAGAGACCTTTCAGTTGCAGACTCTGTGGCAAGAGGTTTGCAAGGCAGGACAACTGCCAAACACATGAGCGATTTCACAGTGGACAAAAGCCATTTAGTTGTGTGCTGTGTGGTAAAAGTTTCACAGTTCTCTGTAACCTCAAACTACATCAAAAACATCAAT GCTGTGACATCGAAAAGGCAGCAGATAGAGACCGACAGCAT GTCAGCGGAATGCAGCCTACTCTGTCCATAGCTAAACTGCTACAGGAAATGCGATTACGCCCCCACCCTTGA
- the LOC115157273 gene encoding zinc finger protein 235 isoform X4, with the protein MSNTVSFSTQIAAIMDVLSKAAVAEITKLVDEGTVVLRLEMCRKENEIEGLQNSLQLMERELRKAQREAATRVTNDRQHAEEIQVGSGTPQKGDEENQKAQAMPVEDPVESFNELQRSGHLEEVRGGLEFLVKAEQVEEHVAQGTIQDPGITDSVDFRMDERDSQLWSSVTQGLSGNNSGHPDGSYSTGRCLQMFSSQADQYPTPIPSHPSCNSLSIVGKPLDDIFSTVPLKVEPERHPVYHDDAMSESIHAVQGQYRDTLHPIVREGFILHPRLQQPGPSSQGLLRATESTSESHSHNQEHILNKNRLKTKRMVNVWRAVPNQKVLICSLCGKSFHRHCQLEAHQHSHAGVKPYRCLECGKSFTQKQRLKSHQSVHTGERPFSCRLCGKRFARQDNCQTHERFHSGQKPFSCVLCGKSFTVLCNLKLHQKHQCVHCPKCDCQKNASKVVLARRLRLAAPGPV; encoded by the exons ATGTCTAACACTGTTTCTTTCAGTACACAAATAGCTGCAATCATGGATGTGCTATCAAAGGCAGCAGTTGCAGAAATAACCAAACTTGTAGACGAGGGCACCGTCGTGCTACGTCTTGAAATGTGCCGGAAAGAAAATGAGATAGAAGGTCTTCAAAATAGTTTACAGCTGATGGAAAGAGAACTGAGGAAAGCTCAAAGAGAAGCAGCAACACGAGTTACAAATGACAGGCAACATGCTGAGGAAATTCAGGTTGGGAGTGGGACTCCACAAAAAG GTGATGAAGAGAACCAAAAAGCCCAAGCCATGCCTGTAGAGGACCCAGTAGAGAGCTTCAATGAGCTGCAGAGGTCTGGACACCTTGAAGAGGTGAGGGGTGGACTGGAGTTTCTGGTGAAAGCAGAGCAGGTGGAAGAACATGTAGCCCAGGGAACCATACAAGATCCAGGAATCACAGACAGTGTGGACTTTAGAATGGACGAGAGAGATAGTCAGCTGTGGTCCTCTGTTACACAAGGACTAAGTGGGAATAATTCAGGCCACCCAGATGGGTCTTACTCTACAGGGAGATGCTTACAGATGTTCTCATCTCAGGCAGATCAATATCCcactcccatcccatcccatccttcCTGTAACTCTTTGTCCATTGTAGGGAAACCACTGGATGACATATTCAGCACTGTCCCATTGAAAGTGGAGCCTGAGAGGCATCCTGTGTATCATGACGATGCCATGTCTGAGTCCATACATGCTGTGCAGGGGCAGTACAGAGATACTCTGCATCCTATTGTGAGGGAGGGCTTCATTTTACATCCCAGACTGCAGCAGCCAGGACCTTCTTCACAAGGGCTCTTGAGAGCAACTGAGAGCACATCAGagtcacactcacacaaccaAGAGCATATTCTTAATAAGAACAGATTGAAAACAAAGAGGATGGTAAATGTTTGGAGAGCTGTAccaaaccaaaaagtgttaatcTGCTCATTGTGTGGAAAGAGCTTCCACCGCCATTGTCAACTTGAAGCACACCAGCACTCTCATGCTGGAGTCAAGCCATACAGATGTCTTGAgtgtgggaaaagttttactcAGAAACAAAGACTTAAGTCACATCAGAGTGTTCACACGGGTGAGAGACCTTTCAGTTGCAGACTCTGTGGCAAGAGGTTTGCAAGGCAGGACAACTGCCAAACACATGAGCGATTTCACAGTGGACAAAAGCCATTTAGTTGTGTGCTGTGTGGTAAAAGTTTCACAGTTCTCTGTAACCTCAAACTACATCAAAAACATCAAT GTGTCCACTGTCCCAAGTGCGACTGTCAGAAAAATGCTTCAAAAGTTGTTTTGGCCCGGAGGCTGAGACTTGCTGCTCCAGGCCCGGTTTAA